One window of Catonella massiliensis genomic DNA carries:
- a CDS encoding glycoside hydrolase family 2 TIM barrel-domain containing protein gives MKVFDFNKIKDVSFFKENALPAKAAFIPYGNEEEIKERKSSLRVSLDGLWKFAYAKNLSLAVKDFYKKDYCVKSWDSISVPSNMQMEGYDIPQYANVQYPWDGVQDVAHDGVPSDFNPVGMYVKTLNISENAKDKDIIITFEGVESAFALWVNGEYVGYAADSFTATSFDLTKFVSAGINKIAVMVFKWSISSWCEDQDFFRFSGIYRSVYIDVLPRTRIVDYTVKAVPDDSLKKAELKVEGLLLGKGKLATRLSYKGETILTDEREISESLKLSFTVNEPKLWSAEKPELYDITFKVYDDGGKLAEVINERVGFRRIEIKDKIILINGKRIVFNGTNRHDFSSVYGRAITKEEIEKDVITMKRNNINAVRTSHYPNTDYLYELCDEYGLYVIAENNLETHGTWDVRGAHGEDYSLPKDHMEWEPMMLDRVASTYHRDKNRASVIIWSLGNESFGGKVIYNMSELFRKLDDTRLVHYEGVFHDRSYDGSTDIESRMYPPVTEIREFLKEFPTKPFILCEYTHAMGNSNGAMHKYIEYTEEEPRAQGGFIWDYIDQSIYKKDRYGTEFQAYGGDFGDRPNDGNFSGNGIAIGSDRAESPKMQEVKFNYQGIKFFVSGDKVKIRNKYLFTNTSEFNVYEILYKDGKEYAKEMMTTDVEPLSEKEYKLPIEIPNVEGEFVAEVSVRLKHCTNYAKCGHEVAFGQAVVKKADTRHFMDISQGNEKYDYMYASSMENAEVKPASGRLQYVFGDYNVGVKGEHFAVLFSKMYGGLTSYKLRGVELLKSQPRPNFWRAPVDNDRGAQMPAEKGKWKLAGDYAKCVDVKVNDNSAKSGSDRYVEVVYTYALGMDGLGEAVVSYKVFEDGFIKTTLSYETKGENFDMPEFGMMFKTNADFDNLTWYGAGFSETYEDRRSGAKLGLFNNKVEDNMAPYLVPQECGHKVNVRYAKVTDRKGRGLLFVSEKQMDPTKGESRAAENSVVTDRYMGFSALPYTPNQLEEAAHPNELPKPQFTVIRTDLMQMGIGGDDSWGARPHKEYHIQNDQKLEFSFWFKGI, from the coding sequence ATAAAGGTGTTTGATTTCAACAAAATTAAAGATGTATCCTTTTTCAAGGAGAATGCTCTCCCTGCTAAGGCGGCCTTCATTCCATACGGAAATGAAGAGGAGATAAAGGAGAGAAAGTCAAGTCTTAGAGTGTCGCTAGACGGGCTTTGGAAGTTTGCCTACGCTAAGAATCTAAGCCTTGCAGTCAAAGACTTTTACAAAAAAGACTATTGTGTAAAGAGTTGGGACAGCATAAGCGTACCTTCCAATATGCAGATGGAGGGCTATGATATCCCTCAGTATGCCAATGTGCAGTATCCTTGGGATGGTGTACAGGATGTGGCACATGACGGGGTTCCTAGCGACTTCAACCCTGTGGGGATGTATGTAAAAACCTTAAACATTTCCGAAAATGCTAAAGATAAGGATATTATCATAACCTTTGAAGGAGTGGAAAGTGCCTTTGCCCTCTGGGTAAACGGAGAATATGTGGGCTATGCCGCAGACAGCTTTACTGCCACAAGCTTTGATTTGACTAAGTTTGTAAGTGCAGGAATAAATAAAATTGCAGTAATGGTATTCAAGTGGAGTATTAGCAGTTGGTGTGAAGACCAGGACTTCTTTAGATTCTCGGGTATATACAGAAGTGTATATATAGATGTACTGCCAAGAACAAGGATTGTCGATTACACTGTAAAGGCTGTGCCTGATGACAGCCTTAAGAAAGCGGAACTTAAGGTGGAAGGACTGCTCCTTGGCAAAGGAAAGTTGGCTACAAGGCTATCATATAAGGGCGAAACCATATTAACTGATGAGAGAGAAATAAGCGAGAGCTTGAAGCTTTCTTTTACTGTAAATGAGCCAAAGCTTTGGAGTGCTGAGAAGCCTGAACTTTATGACATTACATTTAAGGTGTATGATGATGGCGGCAAACTCGCAGAAGTAATTAACGAGAGAGTAGGCTTTAGAAGAATAGAAATAAAAGATAAGATTATACTTATAAATGGCAAGAGAATTGTGTTTAACGGCACCAACAGACACGACTTCAGCTCTGTTTATGGAAGGGCTATTACCAAAGAAGAGATAGAAAAGGATGTTATTACCATGAAGCGTAATAACATAAATGCAGTTAGAACCAGTCACTATCCTAATACTGATTATCTCTATGAGCTTTGCGATGAATACGGTCTTTATGTAATTGCAGAGAACAACCTTGAGACACATGGAACCTGGGATGTAAGGGGAGCACATGGGGAGGATTACTCACTTCCTAAGGATCATATGGAGTGGGAGCCTATGATGCTTGACAGGGTAGCTTCTACATATCACAGAGATAAGAACAGAGCAAGTGTCATAATATGGTCGCTGGGCAATGAATCCTTTGGCGGTAAGGTCATCTACAATATGTCTGAGCTTTTCAGAAAGCTTGATGATACAAGGCTTGTGCACTATGAAGGAGTATTCCACGATAGAAGCTATGATGGAAGCACAGATATAGAGAGCCGTATGTATCCGCCTGTTACAGAAATCAGAGAATTTTTGAAAGAATTTCCTACCAAGCCTTTCATCCTCTGCGAATACACCCATGCTATGGGTAATTCAAACGGTGCCATGCACAAATACATTGAATACACAGAGGAAGAGCCAAGGGCACAGGGTGGCTTCATTTGGGACTATATAGACCAGTCTATATATAAAAAAGACAGATACGGTACAGAATTCCAGGCCTACGGCGGAGACTTTGGCGACAGGCCAAATGACGGTAATTTTAGCGGCAATGGTATAGCCATAGGATCTGACAGAGCAGAATCTCCTAAGATGCAGGAGGTTAAGTTTAACTATCAGGGCATCAAGTTCTTTGTAAGTGGGGATAAGGTTAAGATAAGAAATAAGTATCTTTTTACCAATACCTCCGAATTTAATGTATATGAGATTCTTTACAAAGACGGAAAAGAGTATGCTAAGGAGATGATGACTACAGATGTAGAACCATTATCCGAAAAAGAATATAAACTTCCTATCGAAATCCCTAATGTAGAGGGTGAATTCGTTGCTGAAGTATCCGTAAGACTTAAACATTGCACCAACTATGCGAAGTGCGGCCACGAGGTTGCCTTTGGACAGGCTGTAGTTAAAAAAGCAGATACCAGGCACTTTATGGATATTTCTCAGGGGAATGAGAAATATGATTATATGTATGCTTCCTCAATGGAAAATGCGGAAGTTAAACCTGCATCAGGCAGACTCCAGTATGTATTTGGCGACTACAATGTAGGAGTTAAGGGAGAGCATTTTGCAGTATTATTCTCAAAAATGTACGGAGGGCTAACTAGCTACAAGCTAAGAGGAGTTGAGCTGCTAAAGAGCCAGCCTCGCCCTAACTTCTGGAGGGCTCCTGTGGACAATGACAGAGGTGCGCAGATGCCTGCAGAAAAGGGTAAATGGAAGCTTGCGGGAGATTACGCTAAGTGCGTAGATGTAAAGGTAAATGACAACAGTGCTAAATCCGGCTCTGATAGATATGTGGAAGTGGTTTACACCTATGCCCTCGGTATGGATGGACTTGGAGAGGCAGTTGTAAGCTACAAGGTATTTGAAGATGGCTTCATAAAGACTACTCTAAGCTATGAGACTAAGGGAGAGAACTTTGACATGCCTGAGTTTGGTATGATGTTTAAGACCAACGCAGACTTTGACAACCTTACCTGGTATGGGGCAGGTTTTTCAGAGACTTATGAGGATAGAAGAAGCGGTGCAAAGCTTGGATTATTTAACAATAAGGTTGAAGACAATATGGCACCTTATCTTGTGCCTCAGGAATGTGGTCACAAGGTAAATGTAAGATATGCTAAGGTAACAGACAGAAAGGGCAGAGGACTTTTGTTTGTTAGTGAGAAACAGATGGATCCTACCAAGGGAGAGAGTAGGGCTGCTGAGAATTCAGTAGTTACAGACAGATATATGGGCTTCTCTGCACTACCTTATACGCCTAACCAGCTTGAAGAGGCTGCGCATCCAAATGAACTTCCTAAGCCACAGTTCACTGTAATTAGGACAGACCTTATGCAAATGGGTATAGGGGGAGATGACAGTTGGGGGGCAAGACCTCACAAGGAGTATCACATTCAAAACGATCAGAAGTTAGAGTTTAGCTTCTGGTTTAAGGGAATTTGA
- a CDS encoding carbohydrate ABC transporter permease has translation MTKTQKIFVYTFLTIVSLISIFPIYWMACAATNTSVEIMRGKLIPGGYLIENFKSLIHNQNLGRAFFNSVRNSVILTLLSMVICSIAGYGFEVYHQKSKDVLFTVLLTAMMLPFVATMIPLFTMFSKVGLVNTWPAFVLPGLATPFLIMMFRQAARSFPKEIIEAARMDGLSEVGIFFTMFVPTMRSTYGAAITVTFMNTWNSYLWPKVIFQKNEATTMPMLVANLLGGYTVDYGMLMLGVLIATIPTAVVFFILQKQFAEGITGAIK, from the coding sequence GTGACTAAAACACAGAAAATTTTCGTTTATACATTTCTTACAATAGTTTCACTCATTTCAATCTTTCCAATTTATTGGATGGCTTGCGCAGCTACCAATACAAGTGTTGAGATAATGAGAGGAAAACTCATCCCCGGAGGATACCTGATTGAAAATTTCAAGTCTTTAATACACAATCAGAACCTAGGCAGAGCCTTCTTTAACTCAGTAAGAAACTCTGTTATACTAACACTGTTGTCTATGGTTATCTGCTCGATTGCCGGTTATGGATTCGAAGTATACCATCAGAAGTCAAAGGACGTTCTTTTCACTGTGCTTCTTACAGCAATGATGCTTCCTTTTGTAGCAACTATGATTCCGCTCTTTACCATGTTCTCAAAAGTTGGGCTGGTAAACACATGGCCTGCCTTCGTGCTTCCGGGACTCGCTACACCGTTTCTTATAATGATGTTTAGGCAGGCAGCAAGAAGCTTTCCAAAAGAAATCATTGAAGCAGCAAGAATGGATGGCTTATCTGAAGTAGGCATATTCTTTACAATGTTCGTCCCTACAATGCGTTCTACCTACGGCGCTGCCATAACCGTAACTTTTATGAATACCTGGAACAGCTACTTATGGCCAAAGGTAATCTTTCAGAAAAATGAAGCCACAACCATGCCTATGCTTGTGGCAAACCTCCTCGGAGGATATACAGTTGACTATGGTATGCTTATGCTAGGTGTACTTATTGCAACCATTCCTACAGCTGTAGTCTTCTTTATACTACAGAAACAGTTTGCGGAAGGTATTACAGGAGCTATAAAGTAA
- a CDS encoding C69 family dipeptidase: MSCTTILVGKKASYDGSTLVARNDDSGSGSFMPKKFTVVSPDKQPKVYRSVISHVEIELPAHPLRYTSLPNAVDGEGIWAACGVNELNVSMTATETIASNERVLGADPLVVYSPAKGRKGSSNYSPEKIGGIGEEDIVTIVLPYIKSAREGVIRLGGLLEKYGTYEMNAIAFQDEDEIWWLESIGGHHWMARRVPDDCYVVAPNQLGLDSFDFEDAFGNKKDHLCSADLREFIADNHLDLALCKAFNPRDTFGTHSDLDHIYNTPRAWVAQKYFNTTTSKWTGDNADYTPLSDNLPWCRVPEKKITVEDIKWVLSNHYQHTPYDPYANGAKELYRPIGISRTDVLALVQIRPYMPDALKAIKWIAFGSNVFNSFVGLYANITKTPKYLANTTGNVDSHNFYWASRLLGVIADAHFNRCLPNIDHYQTAVVSRNHEIICKSDKEFASYIKGVKKDKKAAEISFCEKANEEIVKMLEEETTKALNKVVFSASCQMKNSFSRSDA, from the coding sequence ATGTCCTGCACTACAATTTTAGTTGGCAAAAAAGCCAGTTATGACGGTTCTACTTTGGTAGCAAGAAATGATGATTCAGGCTCAGGAAGCTTTATGCCTAAAAAGTTCACTGTTGTCTCCCCTGACAAACAACCAAAGGTTTACCGTTCTGTGATTTCACATGTTGAAATCGAACTCCCTGCCCACCCTCTTCGTTATACCTCACTTCCAAATGCGGTTGATGGCGAAGGTATCTGGGCTGCCTGTGGGGTAAATGAACTAAATGTATCAATGACTGCAACTGAGACAATAGCCTCTAATGAAAGGGTGCTCGGAGCAGACCCCCTTGTTGTCTACTCCCCTGCTAAAGGCAGAAAAGGCAGCTCAAATTATTCCCCGGAGAAAATCGGTGGCATAGGTGAAGAAGATATAGTAACCATAGTTCTTCCATACATCAAAAGTGCCAGAGAAGGTGTAATAAGGCTTGGCGGTCTCCTTGAAAAATATGGAACCTACGAGATGAATGCCATAGCTTTTCAGGATGAAGATGAAATCTGGTGGCTTGAAAGTATAGGAGGCCATCACTGGATGGCAAGGCGTGTCCCTGATGACTGCTATGTAGTGGCTCCTAATCAGCTTGGTCTTGACAGCTTTGACTTTGAAGATGCTTTCGGCAATAAGAAGGACCATCTCTGCTCAGCGGATCTGAGAGAATTTATTGCTGATAACCACTTAGACCTCGCCCTTTGTAAGGCCTTTAACCCAAGGGATACCTTTGGTACTCACTCTGATCTTGACCACATATACAATACCCCTCGTGCCTGGGTGGCGCAGAAATACTTCAATACTACCACAAGTAAGTGGACAGGTGATAATGCTGACTACACACCACTTTCAGACAACCTTCCTTGGTGCAGGGTACCTGAGAAGAAGATAACAGTTGAGGACATCAAATGGGTTCTCTCCAATCATTATCAGCATACTCCTTACGACCCTTATGCAAACGGCGCTAAGGAGTTATACCGTCCAATAGGCATCAGCCGTACAGATGTGCTTGCACTTGTGCAGATTCGCCCTTACATGCCTGACGCACTTAAAGCCATCAAATGGATAGCTTTTGGAAGTAATGTATTCAACTCCTTTGTGGGACTATACGCCAATATCACTAAGACTCCTAAGTACCTTGCAAATACAACAGGAAATGTTGACAGTCACAACTTCTACTGGGCAAGCAGACTCCTTGGTGTAATTGCAGATGCCCATTTTAACCGCTGTCTGCCAAATATAGACCACTATCAGACAGCAGTTGTGTCTCGGAATCATGAGATTATCTGTAAGTCTGATAAGGAATTTGCCTCATACATAAAGGGAGTTAAAAAGGATAAGAAAGCGGCTGAAATTTCATTCTGTGAGAAGGCAAATGAAGAAATAGTTAAGATGCTTGAAGAAGAGACCACAAAGGCACTTAACAAGGTGGTCTTCAGTGCCAGCTGCCAGATGAAGAACAGCTTTTCAAGGTCAGATGCGTAA
- a CDS encoding cold-shock protein: MNTGVVKWFNSEKGYGFITNDNGGDDVFVHFSAINVEGFKTLNEGQRVTFETETDPKNSSKLRAVNVSIAE; encoded by the coding sequence ATGAACACAGGTGTAGTTAAGTGGTTCAACTCTGAGAAGGGCTACGGATTTATTACTAATGACAACGGCGGAGATGATGTATTCGTACATTTTTCAGCTATCAACGTAGAGGGTTTCAAGACTCTTAACGAAGGACAGAGAGTTACATTTGAGACAGAGACCGATCCTAAGAATTCAAGCAAGCTTAGAGCAGTAAATGTTTCTATAGCTGAGTAA